The Exiguobacterium acetylicum genome includes a window with the following:
- a CDS encoding PepSY domain-containing protein produces MKKRYWIIGLAAAVVAAFAVKKAVDNKQLSAEEALEITKRTFSAKGRVQGAWISATPEAYAYESRDYQSYKGGISVLEGDDEKTYQFTVDAETGALLEYA; encoded by the coding sequence ATGAAAAAACGCTATTGGATTATCGGATTGGCAGCAGCTGTCGTCGCCGCTTTCGCAGTGAAGAAGGCTGTTGACAACAAACAACTTTCTGCCGAGGAAGCGCTCGAAATCACGAAACGCACATTTTCAGCAAAAGGACGTGTCCAAGGTGCATGGATCTCTGCAACACCAGAGGCTTACGCATATGAGTCACGTGACTACCAAAGCTACAAAGGTGGCATCTCGGTCCTTGAAGGTGATGACGAAAAAACGTATCAATTCACAGTTGATGCCGAAACTGGTGCTTTACTCGAATACGCTTAA
- a CDS encoding DUF1304 domain-containing protein translates to MSTLATIFVILVALEHFYILALEMFFLSSKAARRTFGLTDEAVASKQIQTLFANQGLYNGFLAAGLVFGLIREDVAIQLFFLACVIIAALYGALTANRSILLKQGLPAILAFIFVLLA, encoded by the coding sequence ATGTCAACCCTTGCCACGATTTTTGTTATTCTCGTCGCCTTGGAACACTTTTATATTCTAGCACTCGAAATGTTCTTTCTTTCTTCCAAAGCGGCTCGCCGCACGTTCGGTTTGACGGATGAAGCTGTTGCATCAAAACAGATTCAGACACTTTTTGCAAACCAAGGTCTATACAATGGTTTTTTAGCAGCTGGACTCGTATTTGGTCTGATTCGTGAGGATGTCGCGATACAGCTGTTCTTTTTAGCTTGTGTCATCATCGCTGCGCTTTACGGCGCCTTGACCGCTAATCGTTCTATTTTACTCAAACAAGGCTTACCTGCCATACTTGCTTTCATCTTCGTATTGCTTGCATGA